The Hypomesus transpacificus isolate Combined female chromosome 3, fHypTra1, whole genome shotgun sequence genome has a window encoding:
- the baz1a gene encoding bromodomain adjacent to zinc finger domain protein 1A isoform X3, with protein MPLLHRKPFVRQKPPADLKPDEEVFLCRVTHEIFRNYDEFFERTILCNSLVWSCALTGKPGLTYLEAVESEKKARQNLQNFPSSLVLPLLHLTALTHRTRLHEICDDVYSYAKDRFFPGELVDVLHRGGARQPCEILEVQSPHSNSNGGMNGHTKPPSDGDAIVISDSDEESSVLKSPKSLANGRKKKPINPAVIKYKVRPIKTEGCEPIVTKAAQMSRKKNTLSRERLKLLLKQHCEPQNGAIGLKASTIAKYCLSETTFSQFFPDEPPVFVFSPPAKGRGKRPGDGSPGELGHSLLKAAKEKLHLMQQKEEMAVVQEKAKLKKEKEGALEAKKREKEDKEKKKEELKKMFEEERQRRKEEKDRMKLEKEKEREKLKEEKKKYAERLKLWNKPREDMECEDLQELPSPVPVKTRLPAELFGDALMVLEFLKSFGELFDLKDEFPDRVSLEVLEEALVGSDPEGPLCELLFFFLSAIFQALAEEQEEVAKNQVAEADTKDLSEALDDDSDPTQSAISAVAALAAAWPQLHQGCSLKQLDLDSCTLSEILRLHLLASGADCNNSNAKFRYQKQGGFISSDDPCVELRLANPAILKRLSCTAVYDLLPGEKMKILHALCGKLLTLVSTRDFIEDSAEEQRQAKQELRELKAEQHRREREEAAHRVRKRKEEKLREQELKLRELQEKHEKMKEQENASHSTREGAEDMNTSTESHGGHQTEDEDEQSKAKKKIGGGGPKQKQAEPKEDPAPLGLNPEDLHQEQEKVRELQERIQKAAACTYILPLGRDRLYRRYWLFPGASALFVEDDFLGLTEDMLLPQPKQEAKTEDQEGADTAVSSPASDPGSAPVHVCGPPVNRPNQWAFYSTVEEVDRLIAALNPRGHRENTLREALLLERERIAQLLSTSAADRYNHADKPQDAGKAGGSSSRTKSSTAVPESSAPAERFMENRLRDLLLDIEDRIYQGTLGNLKVMERSAWRAALEQGHYDLLTPDGAKENGLKVNGEVEDMEVDCQPQRGSTRDRLAELKAEGGSVATPGCSSGSGTPQPVNNTVHLLAQALVQIEQGMERKFLKAPLDSKKDQKTKKKDKDQSSDKDDGSDSGRVCKTVLERWRDSLQACSSLSQVFLHLSTLERSVLWAKSLLNARCKVCRRKGDAENMLLCDGCDRGHHIHCIRPKLKAVPAEDWFCPECRPKQRANRLTSRQRSSVDSEEEMEEERGSEEESEEGTEEEESEEEELEEDSEEEEVKESVTKKGRAAVKLPPPAKGGRSNTKTPSKSSSSHSTPRSQQTTPRQAPSSGRAASGSASRGSGKKPTPVSNGRAPPRAGSRASSRLSHEILAPNGKTPSPASKRPPAAEVSTKPKPVLLTTSSSSSSRRSSGRNHGVHELSACEQLTVELVRHEDSWPFMKLVSRTQVPDYYDIIKKPIALSTIREKVNNCEYKTSAEYIDDVELMFANCLQYNPRHTNEAKAGTRLQYYFYSELQKLGLSDKTSPPPQKRPRM; from the exons ATGCCGCTTCTCCACAGAAAGCCGTTTGTCAGACAGAAACCTCCGGCCGACCTAAAGCCTGACGAAGAGGTGTTCCTATGCCGAGTCACCCACGAAATCTTCAGAAACTATGA TGAGTTCTTTGAGCGCACTATTCTGTGCAACAGCCTTGTGTGGAGCTGTGCCCTGACTGGTAAGCCTGGCCTGACCTACCTGGAGGCTGTAGAGAGCGAGAAGAAGGCCCGGCAGAACCTCCAGAACTTTCCATCTTCACTGGTCCTCCCTCTGCTGCACCTGACCGCCCTCACACACCGCACACGCCTCCACGAGATCTGCGACGATGTTTACTCCTACGCCAAGGACAGGTTTTTCCCTGGGGAGTTGGTGGATGTTCTacacagaggaggagccag ACAGCCATGTGAGATCCTGGAGGTGCAGTCCCCACACTCCAACTCTAACGGGGGCATGAACGGTCACACAAAGCCCCCCTCAGACGGGGACGCCATCGTCATCAGTGACAGTGACGAGGAGAGCAGCGTCCTCAAGTCCCCCAAGTCACTGGCCAATGG CCGTAAGAAGAAACCAATCAACCCAGCAGTGATAAAGTACAAAGTCCGTCCCATTAAGACAGAAGGTTGTGAACCCATTGTGACCAAGGCTGCTCAGATGAG CCGCAAGAAGAACACACTGTCCCGGGAGAGGCTGAAGCTGCTCCTCAAACAGCACTGTGAACCTCAGAACGGAGCCATCGGCCTCAAG GCCTCCACCATAGCTAAGTACTGTCTGTCAGAGACAACCTTCTCCCAGTTTTTCCCAGATGAACCACCAGTCTTTGTCTTCAGCCCACCCGCGAAGGGGCGGGGCAAACGGCCTGGAGATGGCTCTCCTGGAGAG TTGGGACATAGTCTCCTGAAGGCAGCAAAGGAGAAGCTTCATCTAATGCAGCAGAAAGAGGAAATGGCTGTTG TCCAGGAGAAGGCCAAGttgaagaaggagaaagagggtgcTTTGGAGgccaagaagagggagaaggaggacaaagagaaaaagaaagaagagctGAAAAAGATGTTtgaagaggagaggcagagaaggaaggaggagaaagatcgCATGaaactggagaaggagaag GAGCGAgagaagctgaaggaggagaagaagaagtatGCAGAGCGTCTGAAGCTGTGGAACAAACCCAGAGAGGACATGGAGTGTGAAGACCTGCAG GAGCTTCCCAGTCCGGTACCGGTGAAAACCCGCCTTCCAGCTGAGCTGTTTGGAGACGCTCTCATGGTTCTGGAGTTCCTCAAGTCCTTTGGAGAACTGTTCGACCTGAAGGATGAGTTCCCGGACAGAGTCTCCTTAG AGGTTCTGGAGGAGGCACTGGTGGGTTCGGACCCTGAGGGGCCCCTGTGCGAGctgctcttcttcttcctgtcgGCCATCTTCCAGGCTCTggcggaggagcaggaggaggtggccaAAAACCAGGTGGCCGAGGCCGACACCAAAG ATCTTAGCGAGGCGCTGGATGATGATTCAGATCCCACCCAGTCAGCCATCAGCGCTGTGGCTGCCCTTGCTGCTGCCTGGCCACAGCTACACCAAG GCTGCAGTCTGAAGCAGTTGGACCTGGACAGCTGCACCCTGTCAGAGATCCTGAGGCTCCACCTCCTGGCCTCGGGCGCCGactgcaacaacagcaacgCCAAGTTCCGTTACCAGAAGCAGGGGGGCTTCATCTCCAGCGACGACCCATGTGTGGAGCTCCGACTGGCCAACCCTGCCATTCTCAAGAGGCTGTCCTGCACTGCTGTCTACGACCTGCtgccag gtgagaAGATGAAGATCCTGCACGCCTTGTGTGGAAAGCTGCTGACGCTGGTGTCCACCAGGGACTTCATCGAGGACAGTGCTGAGGAGCAGAGGCAGGCCAAGCAGGAGCTCAGGGAGCTGAAGGCTGAGCAGCAccgcagggagagggaggaggccgcacacag GGTGCGCAAGCGGAAGGAGGAGAAGCTACGTGAGCAGGAGCTCAAGCTCAGGGAGCTGCAGGAGAAACACGAGAAGATGAAAGAGCAGGAGAACGCCAGCCACTCCACCAG ggaggGAGCTGAGGACATGAACACCAGTACAGAGAGTCATGGAGGACACCAGACAGAGGACGAGGACGAACAGAGCAAGGCCAAGAAAA AGATTGGAGGCGGTGGTCCGAAACAGAAGCAGGCAGAGCCTAAGGAAGACCCCGCCCCCTTGGGTCTGAACCCTGAGGATCTGCatcaggagcaggagaag GTGCGAGAGCTGCAGGAGCGGATCCAGAAGGCGGCCGCCTGCACGTACATCCTCCCTCTGGGCCGCGACCGCCTCTACAGGCGCTACTGGCTCTTCCCCGGCGCCTCCGCCCTCTTCGTGGAGGACGACTTCCTGGGCCTGACCGAGGACATGCTCCTGCCCCAGCCCAAACAGGAAGCCAAGACGGAGGACCAGGAAGGGGCCGACACCGCCGTGTCCAGCCCCGCCTCTGACCCGGGCTCCGCCCCAGTGCACGTCTGCGGCCCGCCCGTCAACCGGCCCAACCAGTGGGCGTTCTACAGcacggtggaggaggtggatcgGCTGATCGCGGCGCTGAACCCCAGAGGGCACCGTGAGAACACGCTGAGGGAGGCTCTGCTGCTGGAGAGGGAACGCATCGCTCAGCTGCTGTCCACCTCCGCAGCCGACAGATACAACCATGCAG aCAAGCCCCAGGATGCAGGGAAAGCTGGAGGCAGTTCCTCCAGGACCAAGTCCTCCACAGCCGTCCCAGAATCCTCTGCTCCGGCTGAGCGGTTCATGGAGAACCGTCTGAGGGATCTGCTGCTGGACATCGAGGACCGCATCTACCAGGGAACCCTAGGGAACCTCAAG gtgatggAGAGGAGTGCGTGGAGGGCAGCTCTGGAGCAGGGCCATTACGACCTGCTGACCCCAGACGGCGCAAAGGAGAACGGGCTGAAGGtgaatggagaggtggaggacatgGAGGTGGACTGTCAGCCCCAGAGAGGAAGCACTAGAGACAG GCTGGCCGAGCTGAAGGCTGAGGGGGGCAGCGTGGCGACACCGGGGTGTTCCAGCGGGTCGGGGACCCCCCAGCCTGTCAACAACACGGTCCATCTGCTGGCCCAGGCCCTGGTGCAGATCGAACAGGGCATGGAGAGGAAGTTTCTCAAGGCACCTCTGG ACTCTAAGAAGGATCAAAAGACTAAGAAGAAAGACAAGGACCAGTCTAGTGATAAAGACG acggCAGTGACAGCGGGCGTGTGTGTAAGACGGTGCTGGAGCGGTGGCGGGACTCTCTGCAGGCGTGCTCCAGCCTGTCCCAGgtgttcctccacctctccaccctggAGAGGAGCGTGCTGTGGGCCAAGTCCCTGCTCAACGCCCGCTGCAAGGTCTGCCGGCGCAAGGGAGACGCCGAGAACATGTTGCTCTGCGACGGCTGCGACCGGGGACACCACATCCACTGCATCAGGCCCAAACTCAAG GCGGTCCCTGCTGAGGACTGGTTCTGTCCGGAGTGTCGACCCAAACAGCGGGCCAACCGTCTCACCTCGCGCCAGCGCTCGTCTGTGGActcagaggaagagatggaggaagagagaggctctGAGGAGGAGTCGGAAGAAGGCACCGAAGAGGAGGAGTCGGAAGAGGAAGAGTTGGAGGAGGAttctgaagaggaggaagtAAAAGAGAG TGTGACTAAGAAGGGCCGGGCTGCCGTTAAGCTCCCCCCGCCCGCTAAAGGAGGCCGGTCCAACACCAAGACCCCCAGCAAAAGCAGCTCCAGCCACTCTACCCCCCGCAGCCAGCAGACCACCCCCAGACAGGCCCCCTCCTCTGGGAGGGCGGCCTCCGGCTCGGCCTCCAGGGGCTCAGGGAAGAAGCCCACCCCCGTGTCCAACGGCAGAGCTCCTCCTAGGGCAGGAAGCCGCGCCAGCTCTCGCCTCAGCCATGAGATCCTGGCTCCCAACGGCAAgaccccctcacctgcctcaaaACGTCCCCCCGCAG CAGAGGTCTCCACCAAGCCAAAGCCCGTCCTGCTGAcgacctcgtcctcctcgtccagcCGCCGCAGCTCTGGCAGGAACCACGGCGTGCACGAGCTGTCGGCCTGCGAGCAGCTGACCGTGGAGCTGGTCAGACACGAGGACAGCTGGCCCTTCATGAAGCTGGTCTCCAGGACTCAG GTACCTGACTACTATGATATCATCAAGAAGCCTATTGCCCTGAGCACCATTAGGGAGAAGGTCAACAACTGTGAATACAAAACATCTG cggaGTACATTGATGACGTGGAGCTGATGTTTGCCAACTGTCTGCAGTACAACCCTCGCCACACCAACGAGGCCAAGGCTGGGACCAGGCTCCAGTATTACTTCTACTCTGAGCTCCAGAAGCTGGGTCTGTCTGACAagacgtctcctcctcctcagaaaCGGCCCCGGATGTAA
- the baz1a gene encoding bromodomain adjacent to zinc finger domain protein 1A isoform X2, which yields MPLLHRKPFVRQKPPADLKPDEEVFLCRVTHEIFRNYDEFFERTILCNSLVWSCALTGKPGLTYLEAVESEKKARQNLQNFPSSLVLPLLHLTALTHRTRLHEICDDVYSYAKDRFFPGELVDVLHRGGARQPCEILEVQSPHSNSNGGMNGHTKPPSDGDAIVISDSDEESSVLKSPKSLANGRKKKPINPAVIKYKVRPIKTEGCEPIVTKAAQMSRKKNTLSRERLKLLLKQHCEPQNGAIGLKASTIAKYCLSETTFSQFFPDEPPVFVFSPPAKGRGKRPGDGSPGELGHSLLKAAKEKLHLMQQKEEMAVVQEKAKLKKEKEGALEAKKREKEDKEKKKEELKKMFEEERQRRKEEKDRMKLEKEKEREKLKEEKKKYAERLKLWNKPREDMECEDLQELPSPVPVKTRLPAELFGDALMVLEFLKSFGELFDLKDEFPDRVSLEVLEEALVGSDPEGPLCELLFFFLSAIFQALAEEQEEVAKNQVAEADTKDLSEALDDDSDPTQSAISAVAALAAAWPQLHQGCSLKQLDLDSCTLSEILRLHLLASGADCNNSNAKFRYQKQGGFISSDDPCVELRLANPAILKRLSCTAVYDLLPGEKMKILHALCGKLLTLVSTRDFIEDSAEEQRQAKQELRELKAEQHRREREEAAHRVRKRKEEKLREQELKLRELQEKHEKMKEQENASHSTREGAEDMNTSTESHGGHQTEDEDEQSKAKKKIGGGGPKQKQAEPKEDPAPLGLNPEDLHQEQEKVRELQERIQKAAACTYILPLGRDRLYRRYWLFPGASALFVEDDFLGLTEDMLLPQPKQEAKTEDQEGADTAVSSPASDPGSAPVHVCGPPVNRPNQWAFYSTVEEVDRLIAALNPRGHRENTLREALLLERERIAQLLSTSAADRYNHADKPQDAGKAGGSSSRTKSSTAVPESSAPAERFMENRLRDLLLDIEDRIYQGTLGNLKVMERSAWRAALEQGHYDLLTPDGAKENGLKVNGEVEDMEVDCQPQRGSTRDRLAELKAEGGSVATPGCSSGSGTPQPVNNTVHLLAQALVQIEQGMERKFLKAPLGDEDSKKDQKTKKKDKDQSSDKDDGSDSGRVCKTVLERWRDSLQACSSLSQVFLHLSTLERSVLWAKSLLNARCKVCRRKGDAENMLLCDGCDRGHHIHCIRPKLKAVPAEDWFCPECRPKQRANRLTSRQRSSVDSEEEMEEERGSEEESEEGTEEEESEEEELEEDSEEEEVKESVTKKGRAAVKLPPPAKGGRSNTKTPSKSSSSHSTPRSQQTTPRQAPSSGRAASGSASRGSGKKPTPVSNGRAPPRAGSRASSRLSHEILAPNGKTPSPASKRPPAEVSTKPKPVLLTTSSSSSSRRSSGRNHGVHELSACEQLTVELVRHEDSWPFMKLVSRTQVPDYYDIIKKPIALSTIREKVNNCEYKTSAEYIDDVELMFANCLQYNPRHTNEAKAGTRLQYYFYSELQKLGLSDKTSPPPQKRPRM from the exons ATGCCGCTTCTCCACAGAAAGCCGTTTGTCAGACAGAAACCTCCGGCCGACCTAAAGCCTGACGAAGAGGTGTTCCTATGCCGAGTCACCCACGAAATCTTCAGAAACTATGA TGAGTTCTTTGAGCGCACTATTCTGTGCAACAGCCTTGTGTGGAGCTGTGCCCTGACTGGTAAGCCTGGCCTGACCTACCTGGAGGCTGTAGAGAGCGAGAAGAAGGCCCGGCAGAACCTCCAGAACTTTCCATCTTCACTGGTCCTCCCTCTGCTGCACCTGACCGCCCTCACACACCGCACACGCCTCCACGAGATCTGCGACGATGTTTACTCCTACGCCAAGGACAGGTTTTTCCCTGGGGAGTTGGTGGATGTTCTacacagaggaggagccag ACAGCCATGTGAGATCCTGGAGGTGCAGTCCCCACACTCCAACTCTAACGGGGGCATGAACGGTCACACAAAGCCCCCCTCAGACGGGGACGCCATCGTCATCAGTGACAGTGACGAGGAGAGCAGCGTCCTCAAGTCCCCCAAGTCACTGGCCAATGG CCGTAAGAAGAAACCAATCAACCCAGCAGTGATAAAGTACAAAGTCCGTCCCATTAAGACAGAAGGTTGTGAACCCATTGTGACCAAGGCTGCTCAGATGAG CCGCAAGAAGAACACACTGTCCCGGGAGAGGCTGAAGCTGCTCCTCAAACAGCACTGTGAACCTCAGAACGGAGCCATCGGCCTCAAG GCCTCCACCATAGCTAAGTACTGTCTGTCAGAGACAACCTTCTCCCAGTTTTTCCCAGATGAACCACCAGTCTTTGTCTTCAGCCCACCCGCGAAGGGGCGGGGCAAACGGCCTGGAGATGGCTCTCCTGGAGAG TTGGGACATAGTCTCCTGAAGGCAGCAAAGGAGAAGCTTCATCTAATGCAGCAGAAAGAGGAAATGGCTGTTG TCCAGGAGAAGGCCAAGttgaagaaggagaaagagggtgcTTTGGAGgccaagaagagggagaaggaggacaaagagaaaaagaaagaagagctGAAAAAGATGTTtgaagaggagaggcagagaaggaaggaggagaaagatcgCATGaaactggagaaggagaag GAGCGAgagaagctgaaggaggagaagaagaagtatGCAGAGCGTCTGAAGCTGTGGAACAAACCCAGAGAGGACATGGAGTGTGAAGACCTGCAG GAGCTTCCCAGTCCGGTACCGGTGAAAACCCGCCTTCCAGCTGAGCTGTTTGGAGACGCTCTCATGGTTCTGGAGTTCCTCAAGTCCTTTGGAGAACTGTTCGACCTGAAGGATGAGTTCCCGGACAGAGTCTCCTTAG AGGTTCTGGAGGAGGCACTGGTGGGTTCGGACCCTGAGGGGCCCCTGTGCGAGctgctcttcttcttcctgtcgGCCATCTTCCAGGCTCTggcggaggagcaggaggaggtggccaAAAACCAGGTGGCCGAGGCCGACACCAAAG ATCTTAGCGAGGCGCTGGATGATGATTCAGATCCCACCCAGTCAGCCATCAGCGCTGTGGCTGCCCTTGCTGCTGCCTGGCCACAGCTACACCAAG GCTGCAGTCTGAAGCAGTTGGACCTGGACAGCTGCACCCTGTCAGAGATCCTGAGGCTCCACCTCCTGGCCTCGGGCGCCGactgcaacaacagcaacgCCAAGTTCCGTTACCAGAAGCAGGGGGGCTTCATCTCCAGCGACGACCCATGTGTGGAGCTCCGACTGGCCAACCCTGCCATTCTCAAGAGGCTGTCCTGCACTGCTGTCTACGACCTGCtgccag gtgagaAGATGAAGATCCTGCACGCCTTGTGTGGAAAGCTGCTGACGCTGGTGTCCACCAGGGACTTCATCGAGGACAGTGCTGAGGAGCAGAGGCAGGCCAAGCAGGAGCTCAGGGAGCTGAAGGCTGAGCAGCAccgcagggagagggaggaggccgcacacag GGTGCGCAAGCGGAAGGAGGAGAAGCTACGTGAGCAGGAGCTCAAGCTCAGGGAGCTGCAGGAGAAACACGAGAAGATGAAAGAGCAGGAGAACGCCAGCCACTCCACCAG ggaggGAGCTGAGGACATGAACACCAGTACAGAGAGTCATGGAGGACACCAGACAGAGGACGAGGACGAACAGAGCAAGGCCAAGAAAA AGATTGGAGGCGGTGGTCCGAAACAGAAGCAGGCAGAGCCTAAGGAAGACCCCGCCCCCTTGGGTCTGAACCCTGAGGATCTGCatcaggagcaggagaag GTGCGAGAGCTGCAGGAGCGGATCCAGAAGGCGGCCGCCTGCACGTACATCCTCCCTCTGGGCCGCGACCGCCTCTACAGGCGCTACTGGCTCTTCCCCGGCGCCTCCGCCCTCTTCGTGGAGGACGACTTCCTGGGCCTGACCGAGGACATGCTCCTGCCCCAGCCCAAACAGGAAGCCAAGACGGAGGACCAGGAAGGGGCCGACACCGCCGTGTCCAGCCCCGCCTCTGACCCGGGCTCCGCCCCAGTGCACGTCTGCGGCCCGCCCGTCAACCGGCCCAACCAGTGGGCGTTCTACAGcacggtggaggaggtggatcgGCTGATCGCGGCGCTGAACCCCAGAGGGCACCGTGAGAACACGCTGAGGGAGGCTCTGCTGCTGGAGAGGGAACGCATCGCTCAGCTGCTGTCCACCTCCGCAGCCGACAGATACAACCATGCAG aCAAGCCCCAGGATGCAGGGAAAGCTGGAGGCAGTTCCTCCAGGACCAAGTCCTCCACAGCCGTCCCAGAATCCTCTGCTCCGGCTGAGCGGTTCATGGAGAACCGTCTGAGGGATCTGCTGCTGGACATCGAGGACCGCATCTACCAGGGAACCCTAGGGAACCTCAAG gtgatggAGAGGAGTGCGTGGAGGGCAGCTCTGGAGCAGGGCCATTACGACCTGCTGACCCCAGACGGCGCAAAGGAGAACGGGCTGAAGGtgaatggagaggtggaggacatgGAGGTGGACTGTCAGCCCCAGAGAGGAAGCACTAGAGACAG GCTGGCCGAGCTGAAGGCTGAGGGGGGCAGCGTGGCGACACCGGGGTGTTCCAGCGGGTCGGGGACCCCCCAGCCTGTCAACAACACGGTCCATCTGCTGGCCCAGGCCCTGGTGCAGATCGAACAGGGCATGGAGAGGAAGTTTCTCAAGGCACCTCTGG GGGATGAAGACTCTAAGAAGGATCAAAAGACTAAGAAGAAAGACAAGGACCAGTCTAGTGATAAAGACG acggCAGTGACAGCGGGCGTGTGTGTAAGACGGTGCTGGAGCGGTGGCGGGACTCTCTGCAGGCGTGCTCCAGCCTGTCCCAGgtgttcctccacctctccaccctggAGAGGAGCGTGCTGTGGGCCAAGTCCCTGCTCAACGCCCGCTGCAAGGTCTGCCGGCGCAAGGGAGACGCCGAGAACATGTTGCTCTGCGACGGCTGCGACCGGGGACACCACATCCACTGCATCAGGCCCAAACTCAAG GCGGTCCCTGCTGAGGACTGGTTCTGTCCGGAGTGTCGACCCAAACAGCGGGCCAACCGTCTCACCTCGCGCCAGCGCTCGTCTGTGGActcagaggaagagatggaggaagagagaggctctGAGGAGGAGTCGGAAGAAGGCACCGAAGAGGAGGAGTCGGAAGAGGAAGAGTTGGAGGAGGAttctgaagaggaggaagtAAAAGAGAG TGTGACTAAGAAGGGCCGGGCTGCCGTTAAGCTCCCCCCGCCCGCTAAAGGAGGCCGGTCCAACACCAAGACCCCCAGCAAAAGCAGCTCCAGCCACTCTACCCCCCGCAGCCAGCAGACCACCCCCAGACAGGCCCCCTCCTCTGGGAGGGCGGCCTCCGGCTCGGCCTCCAGGGGCTCAGGGAAGAAGCCCACCCCCGTGTCCAACGGCAGAGCTCCTCCTAGGGCAGGAAGCCGCGCCAGCTCTCGCCTCAGCCATGAGATCCTGGCTCCCAACGGCAAgaccccctcacctgcctcaaaACGTCCCCCCGCAG AGGTCTCCACCAAGCCAAAGCCCGTCCTGCTGAcgacctcgtcctcctcgtccagcCGCCGCAGCTCTGGCAGGAACCACGGCGTGCACGAGCTGTCGGCCTGCGAGCAGCTGACCGTGGAGCTGGTCAGACACGAGGACAGCTGGCCCTTCATGAAGCTGGTCTCCAGGACTCAG GTACCTGACTACTATGATATCATCAAGAAGCCTATTGCCCTGAGCACCATTAGGGAGAAGGTCAACAACTGTGAATACAAAACATCTG cggaGTACATTGATGACGTGGAGCTGATGTTTGCCAACTGTCTGCAGTACAACCCTCGCCACACCAACGAGGCCAAGGCTGGGACCAGGCTCCAGTATTACTTCTACTCTGAGCTCCAGAAGCTGGGTCTGTCTGACAagacgtctcctcctcctcagaaaCGGCCCCGGATGTAA